In Aquamicrobium sp., a single genomic region encodes these proteins:
- a CDS encoding LysR family transcriptional regulator, with the protein MKTPLDLRLLATFVQVARSGSISAAALQVGRTQSAVTMQMQKLEQLCGQGLLHRGGTGVRLTSGGERLLDYAERMLSIHDEAVSAFSSDGLRGTIVYGSPEDYLIAFFPTLLKSFGRMHPDVEIRVVAAPTDQLRKLLHLKQIDVGLVSVPTWTEADDIVRTEPLVWVGWQPTLALHNFGAVLPLALSASNTMDHKAACDAMARAGLRYRISQASNSLAGLIGVTRSGLAISVMTEKAVPPDLHILGAPLPPLPSLGVEIAYPEVEPSAATRAFGNHIRQLLPSL; encoded by the coding sequence ATGAAGACGCCCCTCGACCTGCGCCTGCTGGCGACTTTCGTGCAGGTGGCCCGCTCCGGCTCGATCAGCGCGGCGGCGCTTCAGGTCGGCCGCACCCAGTCGGCGGTGACGATGCAGATGCAGAAGCTGGAGCAGCTGTGCGGCCAGGGCCTGCTGCACCGCGGCGGCACCGGCGTGCGGCTGACCAGCGGCGGCGAGCGGCTGCTCGACTATGCCGAGCGCATGCTGAGCATCCACGACGAGGCTGTCTCGGCCTTCTCCAGCGACGGCCTGCGCGGCACCATCGTCTACGGCAGCCCCGAGGACTACCTGATCGCCTTCTTCCCGACCCTCCTGAAGAGCTTCGGCCGCATGCACCCCGATGTCGAGATCAGGGTTGTCGCCGCGCCGACCGACCAGTTGCGCAAGCTGCTGCACCTGAAGCAGATCGACGTCGGGCTGGTCTCGGTCCCCACCTGGACCGAGGCCGACGACATCGTCCGCACCGAGCCGCTGGTGTGGGTCGGCTGGCAGCCGACGCTGGCGCTGCACAATTTCGGCGCTGTGCTGCCGCTGGCGCTGTCGGCCTCCAACACCATGGACCACAAGGCCGCCTGCGACGCGATGGCCCGCGCCGGGCTGCGCTACCGGATCTCGCAGGCCAGCAACAGCCTCGCCGGGCTGATCGGCGTCACCCGCTCGGGCCTCGCCATCTCGGTGATGACGGAAAAGGCGGTGCCGCCGGACCTGCACATCCTCGGCGCGCCCCTGCCGCCGCTGCCCAGCCTCGGCGTCGAGATCGCCTATCCCGAGGTCGAGCCCTCGGCCGCGACGCGCGCCTTCGGCAACCATATCCGCCAGCTCCTGCCCTCGCTCTAA
- a CDS encoding methylmalonyl-CoA mutase family protein produces MKLYRDEAIADIRARQAEWEERELAATLKARPEEKPVYETESGIPLKRVYTAADVADIPGEDLGFPGAYPFTRGAYPTMYRGRPWTIRQVAGFGNPEATNQRYKYMIATGQTGLSTDFDLPTLLGFDSDDPMAFGEVGRCGVAIDTIDDVDRLFDGIDLEKISVSLTINPSAWVVYSMFVAVAEQRGYDLAKLTGTLQADPLKEYVAQKEWIYPVRPAVRLLRDLIVHSAAATPKMNPISLSGYHLSDVGGNAIQEVAFIMAFTIAYCEEVVAAGMDIDDFAPRLSFFFISHQDFFEQICKFRAARRIYAKIMAERFGAKKPESMRLRVHVQTAAMSLTKIEPHNNLMRTAIQALGAVLGGCQSMHTNGLDEAFAIPTEEAMKLAIRTQQIIRDEINVTSVVDPLGGSYFVERLTSDMEAEMWKVLNEVEERGGAVKLVEEGWFQQKLADSAYDTFRKFDSGEKISVGVNHHVDAASSAAEVDIHPYDESCTQLQVDRLAALRAARDNARVEALLQELAAQARTEDVNLVPKTIELVKARATLGEICGALREVWGSYSEPLIV; encoded by the coding sequence ATGAAACTTTACCGCGACGAGGCCATCGCGGACATCCGCGCCCGGCAGGCCGAGTGGGAGGAGCGCGAGCTCGCCGCGACGCTGAAGGCGCGGCCCGAGGAGAAGCCCGTCTACGAGACCGAGAGCGGCATCCCCTTGAAGCGCGTCTACACCGCCGCCGATGTCGCCGACATCCCGGGCGAGGACCTCGGCTTTCCCGGCGCCTACCCGTTCACGCGCGGGGCCTATCCGACGATGTATCGCGGCCGGCCGTGGACGATCCGACAGGTCGCCGGCTTCGGCAACCCGGAGGCCACCAACCAGCGCTACAAATACATGATCGCCACCGGCCAGACCGGGCTTTCGACCGATTTCGACCTGCCGACCCTGCTCGGCTTCGATTCCGACGACCCGATGGCCTTCGGCGAGGTCGGGCGCTGCGGCGTCGCCATCGACACCATCGACGATGTCGACCGGCTGTTCGACGGCATCGACCTCGAGAAGATCTCGGTGTCGCTGACCATCAACCCCTCCGCCTGGGTCGTCTATTCGATGTTCGTCGCCGTCGCCGAGCAGCGCGGCTACGATCTCGCCAAGCTGACGGGTACGCTCCAGGCCGACCCGCTGAAGGAATATGTCGCCCAGAAGGAGTGGATCTATCCGGTGCGGCCGGCGGTGCGCCTCTTACGCGACCTCATCGTCCACAGCGCGGCGGCGACGCCGAAGATGAACCCGATCAGCCTGAGCGGCTACCACCTGTCGGACGTCGGCGGCAACGCCATCCAGGAAGTCGCCTTCATCATGGCCTTCACCATCGCCTATTGCGAGGAGGTCGTCGCCGCCGGGATGGATATCGACGACTTCGCGCCGCGCCTCTCCTTCTTCTTCATCAGCCATCAGGACTTCTTCGAGCAGATCTGCAAGTTCCGTGCGGCGCGGCGCATCTACGCGAAGATCATGGCCGAGCGCTTCGGGGCGAAGAAGCCGGAATCGATGCGGCTGCGCGTCCACGTCCAGACCGCCGCGATGAGCCTGACCAAGATCGAGCCGCACAACAACCTGATGCGCACAGCGATCCAGGCGCTGGGCGCCGTGCTCGGCGGCTGCCAGAGCATGCACACCAACGGCCTCGACGAGGCCTTCGCCATCCCGACCGAGGAGGCGATGAAGCTCGCCATCCGCACCCAGCAGATCATCCGCGACGAGATCAACGTCACCTCCGTGGTCGACCCGCTCGGCGGCTCCTATTTCGTCGAGCGCCTGACCTCGGACATGGAGGCCGAGATGTGGAAGGTGCTCAACGAGGTCGAGGAGCGCGGCGGCGCGGTCAAGCTGGTCGAGGAGGGCTGGTTCCAGCAGAAGCTGGCCGATTCCGCCTACGACACCTTCAGGAAGTTCGACAGCGGCGAGAAGATCTCGGTCGGCGTCAACCACCATGTCGACGCCGCGAGCAGCGCGGCCGAGGTCGACATCCACCCCTATGACGAGAGCTGCACCCAGTTGCAGGTCGACCGGCTCGCCGCGCTGCGCGCTGCCCGCGACAACGCCCGCGTCGAGGCACTTTTGCAGGAGCTGGCGGCGCAGGCCCGCACCGAGGACGTCAACCTCGTCCCCAAGACCATCGAGCTGGTCAAGGCGAGGGCGACGCTCGGCGAGATCTGCGGCGCGCTGCGCGAGGTCTGGGGCAGCTACAGCGAACCGCTGATCGTATGA
- a CDS encoding aspartate aminotransferase family protein, translating into MSRNDEAAFWNAVERHVVRYGGAFDPAIIERAAGSFVYDADDRAILDFTSGQMSAVLGHTHPRIVETVKRQVDKVAHLFSGMLSRPVVELSERLAALAPGLDKVLLLSTGAESNEAAIRMAKLVTGRHEIVAFSRSWHGMTNAAASATYSAGRKGYGPPAVGSLAIPTPNSFRPRFRNPDGSLDWQAELDDAFALVDSQSTGSLAAFIAEPILSSGGMLELPQGYLAALKRKCEERGMLLILDEAQTGIGRTGDMFAFQRDGVTPDILTISKTVGAGLPLAAMMTTAAIEEAAHERGFLFYTTHVSDPLPAAVGLTVLDVVRDEGLVARARDLGARLHDGLSALKARHECVGDVRGRGLFLGVEIIRDEASRAPDHELGARIAREAFRRGLNMNIVKLPGMGGVFRIAPPLTISEDEIDLGLRIIGEAIEHETAAA; encoded by the coding sequence GTGTCGAGGAACGACGAGGCAGCATTCTGGAACGCGGTCGAGCGGCATGTGGTGCGCTATGGCGGCGCCTTTGACCCGGCGATCATCGAGCGGGCGGCCGGCTCCTTCGTCTACGACGCCGACGACCGGGCGATCCTCGATTTCACCTCCGGCCAGATGAGCGCCGTGCTCGGCCACACCCACCCGCGCATCGTCGAGACCGTCAAGCGGCAGGTCGACAAGGTGGCGCATCTGTTCTCCGGCATGCTGTCGCGCCCGGTGGTGGAGCTCTCCGAACGCCTCGCCGCGCTGGCGCCCGGCCTCGACAAGGTGCTGCTGCTGTCGACCGGAGCAGAGTCGAACGAGGCCGCCATCCGCATGGCCAAGCTGGTGACCGGCAGGCACGAGATCGTCGCCTTCTCGCGCAGCTGGCACGGCATGACCAATGCGGCCGCGTCCGCCACCTACAGCGCCGGGCGCAAGGGTTATGGCCCGCCGGCGGTCGGCTCGCTCGCCATCCCGACGCCGAACAGCTTCCGCCCGCGCTTCCGCAATCCCGACGGCTCGCTCGACTGGCAGGCCGAGCTCGACGACGCCTTCGCGCTGGTCGACAGCCAGTCGACGGGGAGCCTCGCCGCCTTCATCGCCGAGCCGATCCTGTCGAGCGGCGGCATGCTGGAATTGCCACAGGGCTATCTCGCGGCGCTGAAGCGCAAATGCGAGGAGCGCGGCATGCTGCTGATCCTCGACGAGGCGCAGACCGGCATCGGCCGCACCGGCGACATGTTCGCCTTCCAGCGCGACGGCGTCACGCCGGACATCCTCACCATCTCCAAGACCGTCGGCGCCGGCCTGCCGCTGGCGGCGATGATGACGACGGCCGCCATCGAGGAGGCCGCGCACGAGCGGGGCTTCCTGTTCTACACCACCCACGTCTCAGACCCGCTGCCCGCCGCGGTGGGCCTCACCGTACTCGACGTGGTGCGCGACGAGGGCCTCGTCGCGCGCGCCCGCGATCTGGGCGCGAGGCTGCATGACGGCCTGTCGGCGCTGAAGGCGCGCCACGAATGCGTCGGCGACGTGCGCGGGCGGGGCCTGTTTCTCGGCGTCGAGATCATCAGGGACGAGGCGAGCCGCGCGCCCGACCACGAGCTCGGCGCGCGCATCGCGCGCGAGGCGTTCCGGCGCGGCCTCAACATGAACATCGTCAAGCTGCCCGGCATGGGCGGCGTCTTCCGCATCGCCCCGCCGCTGACGATCTCCGAGGACGAGATCGACCTCGGGCTCAGGATCATCGGCGAGGCGATCGAGCACGAGACCGCCGCCGCCTGA
- a CDS encoding TetR/AcrR family transcriptional regulator, with the protein MGRRRTFDRDTVLMAAANAFRMHGYRDISIAALEKATGLVSGSIYNAFGDKAGLFRAALERYVHGFVAERIRHFAGGEATLDDLEGLFLSVLEPPLADGFGCLVTNSIVEFGREDSPARESIDATMALLRDAFSDVLTRELGAEVAAGAMMQLLTLYHGILTLSRSGLPMDELARSVRLTFAQLRTQRTTPPSSLNPESPSPERTTT; encoded by the coding sequence ATGGGACGACGCAGAACATTCGATCGCGACACCGTGCTGATGGCGGCGGCCAACGCCTTCCGCATGCATGGCTACCGCGACATCTCCATCGCCGCGCTGGAGAAGGCGACCGGGCTGGTCTCGGGCAGCATCTACAACGCCTTCGGCGACAAGGCCGGTCTGTTCCGGGCGGCGCTCGAGCGTTACGTGCATGGTTTCGTTGCCGAAAGGATCCGTCATTTCGCCGGCGGCGAGGCGACGCTCGATGACCTCGAAGGCCTGTTTCTGTCGGTGCTTGAGCCGCCGCTGGCCGACGGCTTCGGCTGCCTCGTCACCAACTCGATCGTCGAGTTCGGCCGCGAGGACAGCCCGGCGCGCGAAAGCATCGATGCCACCATGGCCCTGCTGCGCGACGCGTTCAGCGACGTCTTGACGCGCGAGTTGGGCGCCGAGGTCGCCGCCGGAGCGATGATGCAGCTCCTCACCCTCTATCACGGCATCCTGACGCTTTCGCGCAGCGGGCTGCCGATGGACGAGCTCGCCCGTTCCGTCCGGCTCACCTTCGCGCAGCTCAGGACGCAGCGGACGACCCCGCCTTCTTCCCTCAACCCCGAAAGCCCCAGCCCCGAAAGGACAACGACATGA
- a CDS encoding ABC transporter permease produces MDWFWSFPHMDDATLRELRRAIDDGFRTFTRAWGGTIEGFFEPLRQFLIHAERLMLNTPWPVVILAIAAIAWFASRSWKIVLGSVLTLLVIGYFDMWEDTMRTVSMIFVCTVVAIALGIPIGILMSRSDRAQGIVNPVLDVMQTMPSFVYLIPVVMLLGIGRVPGVIAVVIYAIPPIIRLTNLGIRLVDKDVLEAADAFGSSGWQKLKNVQMPLALPTIMAGINQTIMMALAMVVIASMIGVQGLGQPVLRAINNQYFTMGVFNGLAIVGIAIIFDRVSQAYGRRLQKHLEIVHG; encoded by the coding sequence ATGGACTGGTTCTGGTCATTTCCGCACATGGACGACGCCACGCTGCGCGAACTGAGGCGGGCGATCGACGACGGCTTCCGCACCTTCACGCGCGCCTGGGGCGGCACGATCGAGGGCTTCTTCGAGCCGCTGCGCCAGTTCCTGATCCATGCCGAGCGGCTGATGCTCAACACGCCGTGGCCGGTCGTCATCCTCGCCATCGCCGCCATCGCCTGGTTCGCCAGCCGCAGCTGGAAGATCGTTCTCGGCAGCGTGCTGACGCTGCTGGTCATCGGCTATTTCGACATGTGGGAAGACACGATGCGCACCGTGTCGATGATCTTCGTCTGCACCGTTGTCGCCATCGCGCTCGGCATCCCCATCGGCATCCTGATGTCGCGCTCGGACCGGGCGCAGGGCATCGTCAACCCGGTGCTCGACGTGATGCAGACCATGCCGAGCTTCGTCTACCTCATCCCCGTGGTGATGCTGCTCGGCATCGGCCGCGTGCCGGGCGTGATCGCGGTCGTCATCTACGCCATCCCCCCGATCATCCGGCTGACCAACCTCGGCATAAGGCTGGTCGACAAGGACGTCCTGGAGGCGGCCGACGCCTTCGGCTCGTCGGGCTGGCAGAAGCTGAAGAACGTCCAGATGCCGCTGGCGCTGCCGACCATCATGGCCGGCATCAACCAGACGATCATGATGGCGCTTGCCATGGTGGTCATCGCCTCGATGATCGGCGTGCAGGGGCTGGGCCAGCCGGTGCTGCGCGCCATCAACAACCAGTACTTCACCATGGGTGTCTTCAACGGCCTCGCCATCGTCGGCATCGCCATCATCTTCGACCGCGTCAGCCAGGCCTACGGCCGGCGCCTGCAGAAGCATCTGGAGATCGTCCATGGCTAA
- a CDS encoding AMP-binding protein, with protein MRIDLADIPSVPLVPGGHDDIDNRVLPKILRLQAERLGAAPFIDICGRTASFEEMFTLSSRLANGLRALGVAQFDRVAMVLPNGMDCVLSWFALSALGAIEVPINPELKGDFLCHNIGKCGAGLVIAHASVLDEIAKVEARLPSFRTLVVVDGDAADARAAGVRVGRVVAFGECLSPRADLDPVDVHYSHPIAILYTSGTTGPAKGALMSHHHCYSWAAAMAMNLGYTGADSYFSPLPLFHTDAQMFGVYLPLIHGTRATLVERFSASRFWGEVRASGATATNLLGAMAAILMKMPECADDAGNPVRVAQCIPMVPDKAAFERRFAMRLVTGYGQTETSFVTLDTVDETKPGACGRPHPDWEVAVVDEADNPLPPGTVGEIVARPRKSWTMFSGYYGDEARTVQTLRNLWYHSGDAGFMDEDGWLHFRHRLNEAIRRRGENISAYEVEHVAEAHADIVESAAFGVPSEFTEEDIMVVAMRREGSAVDAAGLLAHFRAHAPRHMVPRYIEIVDAPLPRTPTEKIARTELKKKGPGPGTFDRGER; from the coding sequence GTGCGGATCGACCTCGCCGACATCCCCTCCGTGCCGCTCGTCCCCGGCGGGCACGACGACATCGACAACCGGGTTCTGCCGAAGATCCTGCGCCTTCAGGCCGAGCGGCTGGGCGCGGCGCCGTTCATCGACATATGCGGCCGCACGGCGAGCTTCGAGGAGATGTTCACCCTCTCCAGCCGTCTGGCCAACGGCTTGCGCGCGCTCGGCGTCGCCCAGTTCGACCGCGTGGCGATGGTCCTGCCCAACGGCATGGATTGCGTCCTGTCGTGGTTCGCGCTGTCGGCGCTCGGCGCCATCGAGGTGCCGATCAACCCGGAGCTGAAGGGCGATTTCCTCTGCCATAACATCGGCAAGTGCGGCGCCGGTCTCGTCATCGCCCATGCGAGCGTGCTGGACGAGATCGCGAAGGTCGAGGCGCGCCTTCCCTCTTTTCGCACCCTCGTCGTGGTCGACGGCGATGCGGCCGACGCGCGCGCGGCGGGCGTGAGGGTCGGCCGGGTCGTCGCCTTCGGCGAATGCCTGTCGCCGCGCGCCGATCTCGACCCGGTCGACGTCCATTACTCGCACCCGATCGCGATCCTCTACACCTCGGGCACGACCGGGCCGGCCAAGGGCGCGCTGATGTCGCATCACCATTGCTATTCCTGGGCGGCGGCGATGGCGATGAATCTCGGCTACACCGGCGCGGACAGCTATTTCTCGCCGCTGCCGCTGTTCCACACCGACGCGCAGATGTTCGGCGTCTACCTGCCGCTGATCCACGGCACGCGGGCGACGCTGGTCGAGCGCTTCAGCGCCAGCCGGTTCTGGGGCGAGGTCCGCGCCAGCGGCGCGACGGCGACCAACCTCCTCGGCGCGATGGCCGCCATCCTGATGAAGATGCCCGAGTGCGCCGACGACGCCGGCAATCCCGTGCGCGTCGCCCAGTGCATCCCCATGGTGCCGGACAAGGCGGCGTTCGAGCGCCGCTTCGCCATGCGGCTCGTCACCGGCTACGGCCAGACCGAGACCAGCTTTGTCACCCTCGACACCGTCGACGAGACGAAGCCGGGCGCGTGCGGGCGGCCCCATCCCGACTGGGAGGTGGCGGTCGTCGACGAGGCCGACAATCCGCTGCCGCCCGGCACGGTCGGCGAGATCGTCGCCCGGCCGAGGAAGAGCTGGACCATGTTCTCCGGCTATTACGGCGACGAGGCGCGCACCGTGCAGACCCTGCGCAACCTCTGGTATCACTCGGGCGATGCCGGCTTCATGGACGAGGACGGCTGGCTCCATTTCCGCCACCGCCTCAACGAGGCGATCCGCCGGCGCGGCGAGAACATCTCGGCCTACGAGGTCGAGCACGTCGCCGAGGCCCATGCCGACATCGTCGAGAGCGCGGCGTTCGGCGTGCCGTCCGAGTTCACCGAGGAGGACATCATGGTCGTGGCGATGCGGCGCGAGGGCTCGGCCGTCGATGCCGCCGGCCTCCTCGCCCATTTCCGCGCCCACGCGCCGCGGCACATGGTGCCGCGCTACATCGAGATCGTCGATGCGCCGCTGCCGCGGACCCCGACCGAGAAGATCGCCCGCACCGAGCTGAAGAAGAAGGGGCCCGGCCCCGGCACCTTCGACCGGGGCGAGCGGTAG
- a CDS encoding glycine betaine/L-proline ABC transporter ATP-binding protein has product MAKESAAQYGIEIRKLSKIFGADAAAMVPLVEEGITKAELNERHGHVLGLRNIDISMPAGRIQVIMGLSGSGKSTLIRHINRLIDPTAGEILVGGEDVVKMSPKELREFRRHKTAMVFQKFALLPHRDVLENTVYGLEIQGVPRGAQVEAAMRWIERVGLSGFEKHYPNQLSGGMQQRVGLARALTNDAPILLMDEAFSALDPLIRTDMQTVLLDIQKEIRKTIVFITHDLDEALRLGDRIAILRDGEVVQQGTSQDIVLRPADDYVENFVREVNRGRVVQVEAVMTPLSPGAAPGGPTVAAGTTVEEAMRLIVHGAQAGLVVTGPDGTALGTVNLNQLAAAAVSPREPAAPPA; this is encoded by the coding sequence ATGGCTAAGGAGAGCGCCGCGCAATACGGCATCGAGATCAGGAAGCTGTCGAAGATCTTCGGCGCGGACGCCGCCGCCATGGTGCCGCTGGTCGAGGAGGGCATCACCAAGGCCGAGCTGAACGAGCGCCACGGCCATGTGCTCGGGCTGCGCAACATCGACATCTCGATGCCCGCCGGCCGCATCCAGGTCATCATGGGCCTGTCGGGCTCCGGCAAGTCGACGCTGATCCGCCACATCAACCGGCTGATCGACCCGACCGCGGGCGAGATCCTCGTCGGCGGCGAGGACGTGGTGAAGATGAGCCCGAAGGAGCTGCGCGAATTCCGCCGCCACAAGACGGCGATGGTGTTCCAGAAATTCGCGCTGCTGCCGCATCGCGACGTGCTGGAGAACACCGTCTACGGGCTGGAGATACAGGGCGTGCCGCGCGGCGCCCAAGTCGAGGCTGCGATGCGCTGGATCGAGCGCGTCGGCCTTTCCGGCTTCGAGAAGCACTACCCCAACCAGCTCTCGGGCGGCATGCAGCAGCGCGTCGGCCTCGCCCGCGCCCTGACCAACGACGCGCCGATCCTCCTGATGGACGAGGCCTTCTCGGCGCTCGACCCGCTGATCCGCACCGACATGCAGACGGTGCTGCTCGACATCCAGAAGGAAATCCGCAAGACCATCGTCTTCATCACCCACGACCTCGACGAGGCGCTCCGGCTCGGCGACCGCATCGCCATCCTGCGCGACGGCGAGGTGGTGCAGCAGGGCACCAGCCAGGACATCGTCCTGCGGCCCGCCGACGACTATGTCGAGAACTTCGTGCGCGAGGTCAATCGCGGCCGCGTCGTCCAGGTCGAGGCGGTGATGACCCCGCTTTCCCCCGGCGCCGCGCCCGGCGGCCCCACCGTCGCCGCCGGCACCACCGTCGAGGAGGCGATGCGCCTGATCGTCCACGGCGCGCAGGCCGGGCTCGTCGTCACCGGGCCCGACGGCACGGCGCTCGGCACCGTCAATCTCAACCAGCTCGCCGCCGCCGCCGTCAGCCCCCGCGAACCGGCGGCCCCGCCCGCCTGA
- a CDS encoding cobalamin B12-binding domain-containing protein, with protein MSDTGTQGEAAVAAVREGKPEGTVKVLVAKMGLDGHDRGAKVVARVLRDAGMSVLYTGLYKTPAQVVDAALDENVDVIGVSLLSGSHVPLFQELGKALQEKDAGHIFVVAGGVIPEQDYEALYDAGVDVIVPQEARSELIVETITNLIADRGNR; from the coding sequence ATGAGCGACACTGGAACGCAGGGAGAGGCCGCCGTCGCGGCGGTGAGGGAAGGAAAGCCGGAGGGCACGGTCAAGGTTCTGGTCGCCAAGATGGGGCTGGACGGCCACGATCGCGGCGCCAAGGTGGTGGCCCGCGTGCTGCGCGATGCCGGCATGAGCGTGCTCTATACCGGCCTCTACAAGACGCCGGCGCAGGTGGTCGATGCCGCGCTCGATGAGAATGTCGACGTGATCGGCGTCAGCCTCCTGTCGGGCTCGCATGTGCCGTTGTTCCAGGAGCTGGGCAAGGCCCTCCAGGAGAAGGATGCGGGCCACATCTTCGTCGTCGCCGGCGGCGTCATCCCCGAGCAGGACTACGAGGCGCTCTACGATGCCGGCGTCGACGTCATCGTGCCGCAGGAGGCGCGCTCGGAGCTGATCGTCGAGACGATCACCAATCTGATCGCGGATCGCGGCAACCGATGA
- a CDS encoding ABC transporter substrate-binding protein, whose amino-acid sequence MKTYLASTCLAAGLLAALGTAAHAECGDVTIASMNWQSAEVLASLDQFILNNGYGCNASIISGDTVPTITSMVERGDPDLAPEGWVDLVPEVVGRGIEEGRIVGAAVAISDGAVQGWWIPKYVADANPDIKTIDDALKRPDLFPDPEDPSKGAVHNGPAGWGGTVVTGQLYKAYGAEAAGFRLVDTGSAAGLDGSIARAYERKEGWVGYYWSPTALLGRYEMVKLEHGVPLNEEEWHRCNTVADCPDPQKNDWPADTVQTLVTASFAERAGEDVMAYLNKRAWESGTVNALMAWMTDSQATGEDGAKHFLQNNEDIWKEWVSPEAAEKIKAAL is encoded by the coding sequence ATGAAGACATATCTCGCATCGACCTGCCTGGCCGCGGGGCTTCTGGCGGCGCTTGGCACGGCCGCGCATGCCGAGTGCGGCGACGTCACCATTGCCAGCATGAACTGGCAGAGCGCCGAGGTGCTGGCGAGCCTCGACCAGTTCATCCTCAACAACGGCTATGGCTGCAACGCCTCGATCATCAGCGGCGACACGGTGCCGACCATCACCTCGATGGTCGAGCGCGGCGACCCCGATCTCGCGCCCGAGGGCTGGGTCGACCTCGTGCCCGAGGTCGTCGGCCGCGGCATCGAGGAAGGCCGCATCGTCGGCGCTGCCGTCGCGATCTCGGACGGCGCGGTGCAGGGCTGGTGGATCCCCAAATACGTCGCCGACGCCAACCCCGACATCAAGACCATCGACGACGCGCTGAAGCGGCCCGACCTGTTCCCCGACCCGGAGGACCCGAGCAAGGGCGCGGTCCACAACGGCCCGGCCGGCTGGGGCGGCACGGTCGTCACCGGCCAGCTCTACAAGGCCTACGGGGCCGAGGCGGCGGGCTTCCGCCTCGTCGACACCGGCTCGGCGGCCGGCCTCGACGGCTCGATCGCCCGCGCCTACGAGCGCAAGGAAGGCTGGGTCGGCTACTACTGGTCGCCGACCGCGCTGCTCGGCCGCTACGAGATGGTCAAGCTCGAGCACGGCGTGCCGCTCAACGAGGAGGAATGGCACCGCTGCAACACGGTGGCCGACTGCCCGGACCCGCAGAAGAACGACTGGCCGGCCGACACGGTGCAGACGCTGGTGACGGCGAGCTTCGCCGAGCGCGCCGGCGAGGACGTGATGGCCTATCTCAACAAGCGGGCCTGGGAGAGCGGCACCGTCAACGCGCTGATGGCGTGGATGACCGACAGCCAGGCCACTGGCGAGGACGGCGCGAAGCACTTCCTCCAGAACAACGAGGACATCTGGAAGGAGTGGGTCTCGCCCGAGGCGGCCGAGAAGATCAAGGCGGCGCTCTGA
- a CDS encoding enoyl-CoA hydratase/isomerase family protein, whose product MNGTVVATTEGAVAWLRLNRPDRLNAMNRALVDDLSAALAAAEADEAVRAIVLHGEGRAFCSGDDLKDLDAQTGSEAATQDWVEAIQGITRQIMGSRKIVIAAVHGWCVGGALEWVVNCDFRLFADTTRWFFPEVGYGFFVTGGVTALLTKQAGPQTTKELLILGERQDAQRALELGIAWKLVPEGELLARARALAQAVATRPAEAVAAAKHAINEGFHSSLAEAMERETAQTVRGFLSAEAQARAKEF is encoded by the coding sequence ATGAACGGGACAGTCGTCGCGACGACCGAGGGAGCCGTCGCCTGGCTCAGGCTCAACCGGCCGGACCGGCTCAACGCCATGAACCGGGCGCTCGTCGACGATCTTTCCGCGGCGCTGGCCGCGGCCGAGGCGGACGAGGCGGTGCGCGCCATCGTCCTGCACGGCGAGGGCAGGGCGTTCTGCTCCGGCGACGACCTGAAGGACCTCGACGCCCAAACCGGATCCGAGGCGGCGACGCAGGACTGGGTCGAGGCCATCCAGGGCATCACCCGCCAGATCATGGGCTCGCGCAAGATCGTCATCGCCGCGGTGCATGGCTGGTGCGTCGGCGGCGCGCTCGAATGGGTCGTCAACTGCGATTTCCGGCTGTTCGCCGACACTACCCGCTGGTTCTTCCCCGAGGTCGGCTACGGCTTCTTCGTCACCGGCGGCGTCACCGCGCTGCTGACCAAGCAGGCCGGGCCGCAGACGACCAAGGAGCTGCTGATCCTCGGCGAGCGCCAGGATGCCCAACGGGCGCTCGAGCTCGGCATCGCCTGGAAGCTGGTTCCCGAGGGCGAGTTGCTGGCGCGCGCCCGCGCGCTGGCACAGGCCGTCGCGACGCGCCCCGCCGAGGCGGTCGCCGCCGCCAAGCACGCCATCAACGAAGGCTTCCACTCCTCCCTCGCCGAGGCGATGGAACGCGAGACGGCGCAGACCGTGCGCGGCTTCCTCTCGGCCGAGGCGCAGGCGCGGGCGAAAGAGTTCTGA